The following proteins are co-located in the Bosea sp. AS-1 genome:
- a CDS encoding DUF2239 family protein, translated as MTDLPLRTCSAFQGDARLAGGPLPDVALAVKAALVADPTATILVFDDETGRAIDFDLRGTAEEIVARLAVPTAANATGQTEAPTERGRGRPRLGVVAREVTLLPRHWGWLAAQPGGASQALRRLVEEARRTDGGRSRVRQKQEAAYAFISAMAGNREGFEEASRALFAGDAAGFTEHSRSWPDDIRSHAENLAADALRAG; from the coding sequence ATGACCGATCTGCCTCTCCGAACCTGCTCAGCCTTCCAAGGCGACGCCCGCCTCGCCGGCGGACCGCTACCTGATGTAGCGCTCGCCGTGAAAGCTGCCCTTGTGGCTGACCCGACCGCGACGATCCTCGTCTTCGACGACGAAACCGGTCGTGCCATCGACTTCGATCTGCGCGGCACGGCGGAAGAGATCGTGGCACGGCTGGCCGTGCCCACCGCAGCCAACGCGACAGGACAGACCGAAGCGCCGACCGAGCGCGGCCGCGGTCGGCCGAGGCTCGGCGTCGTCGCGCGCGAGGTCACGCTGCTGCCGCGCCACTGGGGCTGGCTCGCGGCCCAGCCGGGCGGTGCCTCGCAGGCGCTGCGGCGCCTCGTCGAGGAGGCGCGCCGCACCGATGGCGGCCGCAGCCGGGTCAGACAGAAGCAGGAAGCGGCCTATGCCTTCATCTCCGCCATGGCCGGCAATCGCGAGGGCTTCGAGGAGGCGTCGCGCGCGCTCTTTGCCGGCGACGCGGCCGGATTCACCGAGCACAGTCGAAGCTGGCCGGACGATATCCGCAGCCATGCCGAAAACCTCGCGGCCGATGCCCTGCGAGCCGGGTGA
- a CDS encoding phosphoenolpyruvate carboxylase: MEQPIALAQIPAIDIAALADDLQDKIEQARLASRDDPFGNPVLRVTLWLTRLMDSGELSIAAAGELVRLLGRQALRQRAGRLAHYVGLEQDEAAAFDAIAQQQGEGATSFAAFRAAVERPRFGAVFTAHPTFGMQRRLVHALADLASGDEAAAGAVIGEPQLSFRPDGRITLQDEFEQARFAVRHARDAIDRLNAAFLAEARRRWPQDWVQLAPRPIILASWVGCDTDGRTDIGWWDTLRYRLESKDGQFARILEKLPEVAATEALRKRVGEARDAVRRQLALAPPIGTQPSLEALQAFALALVHERETAMPDSSTLLAVLDEALAAAPDEETRLVLALIRAGVVAHGVSIALPHFRLNASQLHNALRGVIPSDGEPAEPAERRAFLAAANAALGKIEPVGVDFGALAAERASAARMMMTIAQIVKHVDGSRPVRFLIAETETGYTLLCALWLASRFGIADKVEISPLFETSDALEQGPRIIDEALRSPHFRDYLKQHGRLCIQFGYSDSGRYIGQVASTFWVERLRIRICELLARYELTGVELVIFDTHGESVGRGAHADSLADRLAYLDPPYARQAFAKAGIATVRETSFQGSDGYLLFGTPQLAGATVGRIAEAVFEAPQAGDDPIYDEPDFASEFFQTVREEMNALVDDPGYAALIGTFGPSLLDKTGSRPAARQTEGAGPARIRHPRELRAIPNNAILQQLGWMANSLHGVGHAAARAPDIFSAMREQSDRFDRAYRLAAHAMGHSDLDVLRAYLDSLDPGSWFDRARRTVKEGRREELLVVAEALSRLELAPALRRLFWRLSSDALKLRATADDVPRMPVRLAALHALRLAAMHRIWLKAAHIPDFRPHAGLTREALFERLLRLDLPASLALLAEIFPRDPDPTIGLDFGEPPGPREEGTYEALHRDVLTPMSELFALIREISGAIQHEIGAFG, translated from the coding sequence ATGGAACAACCCATTGCACTGGCGCAGATTCCCGCCATCGACATCGCCGCCCTCGCTGATGACCTGCAGGACAAGATCGAGCAGGCGCGGCTTGCATCGCGGGACGATCCTTTCGGCAATCCGGTGCTGCGCGTCACGCTGTGGCTGACGCGCCTGATGGATTCCGGCGAGCTTTCCATCGCAGCCGCGGGCGAGCTGGTGCGCCTGCTCGGACGCCAGGCTCTACGGCAGCGGGCAGGGCGGCTCGCGCATTATGTCGGGCTCGAGCAGGACGAGGCTGCGGCTTTCGACGCGATCGCCCAGCAGCAGGGAGAGGGCGCTACGTCCTTCGCGGCCTTCCGGGCGGCGGTCGAGCGGCCGCGCTTCGGCGCGGTCTTCACCGCCCACCCGACCTTCGGCATGCAGCGCCGGCTGGTCCATGCGCTGGCCGATCTCGCTTCGGGTGACGAAGCCGCTGCCGGCGCGGTCATCGGTGAGCCACAGCTCAGCTTCCGTCCCGACGGGCGCATCACCCTGCAGGACGAGTTCGAGCAGGCGCGCTTCGCCGTTCGGCATGCGCGCGACGCCATCGACCGGCTCAATGCCGCCTTCCTCGCCGAGGCACGGCGCCGCTGGCCGCAGGACTGGGTGCAACTGGCGCCGCGTCCGATCATTCTCGCCTCCTGGGTCGGCTGCGACACGGATGGGCGCACCGATATCGGCTGGTGGGACACGCTGCGCTATCGGCTGGAGTCGAAGGACGGGCAGTTCGCCCGCATTCTCGAAAAACTGCCCGAGGTGGCGGCGACCGAGGCTTTGCGCAAGCGCGTCGGCGAAGCGCGCGACGCCGTCCGGCGGCAGCTCGCGCTTGCTCCGCCGATCGGTACGCAACCCTCGCTGGAAGCCTTGCAGGCTTTTGCTCTGGCACTCGTGCATGAGCGCGAGACCGCCATGCCGGATTCCTCGACCCTGCTCGCGGTGCTGGACGAGGCGCTGGCCGCCGCACCGGATGAAGAGACAAGACTGGTGCTGGCCTTGATCCGCGCCGGCGTCGTTGCGCATGGCGTCTCGATCGCGCTGCCGCATTTCCGGCTCAACGCCTCGCAGCTCCACAACGCCCTGCGCGGCGTCATCCCCTCCGATGGCGAGCCGGCGGAGCCGGCCGAGCGGCGCGCCTTTCTCGCCGCCGCCAATGCGGCGCTCGGCAAGATCGAGCCGGTCGGCGTGGATTTCGGGGCGCTTGCGGCCGAGCGGGCCTCGGCGGCGCGGATGATGATGACGATCGCGCAGATCGTGAAGCATGTCGACGGTTCGCGGCCGGTGCGCTTCCTGATCGCGGAGACGGAGACCGGTTACACGCTTCTCTGCGCCTTGTGGCTGGCGAGCCGCTTCGGCATTGCCGACAAGGTCGAGATCTCGCCGCTGTTCGAGACCTCGGATGCGCTGGAGCAGGGGCCGCGCATCATCGACGAGGCGCTGCGCAGCCCGCATTTTCGCGATTACCTCAAGCAACATGGCCGGCTCTGCATCCAGTTCGGCTATTCCGATTCCGGCCGCTATATCGGGCAGGTCGCCTCGACCTTCTGGGTCGAACGCTTGCGCATCCGCATCTGCGAGCTGCTCGCGCGCTACGAGCTCACCGGTGTCGAGCTCGTCATCTTCGACACGCATGGCGAGTCGGTCGGGCGCGGCGCCCATGCCGACAGCCTCGCCGACCGGCTGGCCTATCTCGACCCACCCTATGCAAGGCAGGCTTTCGCAAAAGCGGGCATCGCCACGGTGCGCGAGACCAGCTTCCAGGGCAGCGACGGCTATCTGCTGTTCGGCACGCCGCAGCTTGCGGGGGCGACCGTCGGCCGGATCGCGGAAGCGGTGTTCGAGGCACCGCAAGCCGGGGACGATCCGATCTATGACGAGCCGGATTTCGCCAGCGAGTTCTTCCAGACCGTGCGGGAGGAGATGAACGCACTGGTCGACGATCCCGGCTATGCCGCGCTGATCGGCACCTTCGGCCCTTCGCTGCTCGACAAGACCGGCTCGCGCCCGGCGGCGCGCCAGACCGAGGGGGCAGGGCCGGCGCGTATCCGCCATCCCCGCGAATTGCGGGCCATTCCCAACAACGCCATCCTGCAGCAGCTCGGCTGGATGGCGAACAGCTTGCACGGCGTCGGCCATGCGGCGGCGCGCGCGCCCGACATCTTCAGCGCGATGCGCGAGCAATCCGACCGTTTCGACCGGGCCTACCGGCTCGCCGCCCATGCGATGGGCCATAGCGATCTCGACGTGCTGCGCGCCTATCTCGACTCGCTCGACCCGGGAAGCTGGTTCGACCGGGCCCGGCGGACGGTGAAGGAAGGACGGCGCGAGGAACTGCTCGTCGTCGCCGAGGCGCTGTCGCGGCTGGAGCTTGCGCCGGCGCTGCGGCGGTTGTTCTGGCGCCTGTCTTCCGATGCGTTGAAGCTCCGGGCAACCGCGGACGATGTCCCGCGCATGCCGGTCAGGCTCGCGGCGCTGCACGCGCTCCGGCTCGCCGCCATGCATCGGATCTGGCTCAAGGCAGCGCATATCCCGGATTTCCGGCCGCATGCCGGGCTGACGCGCGAGGCGCTGTTCGAGCGCCTGCTCAGGCTCGACCTGCCGGCCTCGCTCGCATTGCTGGCCGAGATCTTCCCGCGCGATCCCGACCCGACCATCGGGCTCGATTTCGGCGAGCCGCCCGGTCCGCGCGAGGAAGGCACCTATGAGGCGCTGCATCGCGACGTGCTGACGCCGATGAGCGAGCTGTTCGCGTTGATCCGCGAGATCTCGGGCGCGATCCAGCACGAGATCGGGGCGTTCGGGTAG
- a CDS encoding AMP-binding protein, with protein MAATTFDAAAARITVFRALLQTIAQHGKSRVALEDPERQPITYGRLVLGALVLGRKLAALTQEREHVGVLLPNMQGMAVTLFSLLAYGRVPAMLNFTAGVRNLRAAGELAQLKTIVTSRRFVEKGELDEEIAALGEGRRVIYLEDVRKQVTSFDKAWGALQSLAPGLVHKRYEAKPDDPAVILFTSGTEGTPKGVVLSHANLVSNARQVFAHAGGAISERDIFMNPLPAFHSFGLTAGMLVPLLHGMKVVLYPSPLHYKQVPKLIRDMRATFLLATDTFLQGYARASDKDDLTSVRFVVAGAERVKAETKRMWEPYGTTILEGYGCTECSPVIAVNTPQAMREGTVGKLLPGLEAALDPVEGIQEGGRLRLRGPNVMAGYLDPAQPGRIVPPEGGWHDTGDIVVIEDGFVAIRGRAKRFAKLGGEMISLAAVETMIAKLWPDQNHVVVGLPDPRKGEQLILVTEKPDADRAALLEGAKAQGFPELWVPRAILVTQAIPVLGNGKIDYGATRELAASRRSLL; from the coding sequence ATGGCCGCCACCACCTTCGACGCCGCAGCCGCACGAATTACCGTCTTTCGTGCCTTGCTCCAGACCATTGCGCAGCATGGCAAGAGCCGCGTCGCGCTGGAGGACCCGGAACGCCAGCCGATCACCTATGGCCGGCTCGTGCTCGGCGCGCTGGTGCTCGGACGCAAGCTCGCGGCGCTGACACAGGAGCGCGAGCATGTCGGCGTGCTATTACCGAACATGCAGGGCATGGCGGTGACGCTGTTCTCGCTCCTCGCCTATGGGCGGGTGCCGGCGATGCTGAACTTCACCGCCGGCGTCCGGAACCTGCGGGCGGCAGGGGAGCTGGCGCAGCTCAAGACCATCGTCACCTCGCGCCGCTTCGTCGAGAAGGGCGAACTCGACGAGGAGATCGCCGCGCTCGGCGAGGGGCGGCGCGTGATCTATCTGGAAGACGTCCGCAAGCAGGTGACGAGCTTCGACAAGGCCTGGGGGGCGTTGCAGAGCCTCGCGCCCGGGCTGGTGCACAAGCGCTACGAGGCCAAGCCCGACGACCCGGCCGTGATCCTCTTCACCTCCGGCACCGAGGGCACGCCGAAAGGCGTCGTGCTGAGCCATGCCAACCTCGTCTCGAACGCAAGGCAGGTCTTCGCCCATGCCGGCGGGGCGATCTCGGAGCGGGACATCTTCATGAACCCGCTCCCGGCCTTCCACTCCTTCGGGCTGACGGCCGGAATGCTGGTGCCGCTGCTGCACGGCATGAAGGTCGTGCTCTATCCGAGCCCGCTGCACTACAAGCAGGTGCCGAAGCTGATCCGCGACATGAGGGCGACCTTCCTGCTCGCGACCGACACTTTTCTGCAAGGGTACGCCCGCGCCTCCGACAAGGACGACCTCACCAGCGTCCGCTTCGTCGTCGCAGGCGCCGAGCGGGTCAAGGCCGAGACGAAGCGGATGTGGGAGCCTTATGGCACCACGATCCTCGAAGGCTATGGCTGCACGGAATGCTCGCCGGTGATCGCGGTCAACACGCCGCAGGCGATGCGCGAGGGCACGGTCGGCAAGTTGCTGCCGGGTCTCGAAGCCGCGCTCGACCCTGTCGAAGGCATCCAGGAGGGCGGGCGGCTGCGGCTGCGCGGGCCGAACGTCATGGCGGGCTATCTCGACCCGGCGCAGCCAGGCAGGATCGTGCCGCCGGAGGGGGGCTGGCATGATACCGGCGACATCGTTGTGATCGAGGACGGCTTCGTCGCGATTCGCGGCCGGGCCAAGCGTTTCGCCAAGCTCGGTGGCGAGATGATCTCGCTCGCCGCGGTCGAGACGATGATCGCAAAGCTCTGGCCGGACCAGAATCATGTCGTCGTCGGCCTGCCCGATCCGCGCAAGGGCGAGCAGCTCATCCTGGTGACGGAAAAGCCGGATGCCGACCGTGCGGCCCTGTTGGAGGGCGCGAAGGCGCAGGGTTTCCCCGAACTCTGGGTGCCGCGCGCGATCCTGGTGACGCAGGCGATTCCCGTGCTGGGCAACGGCAAGATCGACTATGGCGCGACGCGCGAGCTTGCCGCCTCACGCCGATCGCTGCTGTAA
- a CDS encoding DUF1190 domain-containing protein gives MMIPASILATLRIATLAPVLSLAGPADLAAQSPGAVYVRRDECIEAGKLTAEQCEFAYRNARAEFLQKSPRYASRAACERNHKRCGAQMISAGGWESFGKGGATYVPRFVGVRVTGEGTGARALPVVEGKTVVAFAGRPVSELQDKVAGQRGVVGLVSNVGRGAHRHAGQSSGATAKSGDRDDTVRVPMKEEPIGANVPPGLYVDPDGIEWYKPTRPH, from the coding sequence ATGATGATCCCGGCCTCCATTCTCGCCACGCTGCGCATCGCCACGCTCGCCCCCGTCCTGTCGCTGGCGGGGCCGGCCGATCTGGCGGCGCAGTCGCCGGGGGCGGTCTATGTCCGGCGCGACGAATGCATCGAGGCCGGCAAGCTCACGGCCGAGCAGTGCGAGTTCGCCTACCGCAATGCGCGGGCCGAATTCCTGCAGAAGTCCCCGCGCTATGCCTCGCGCGCAGCGTGCGAGCGCAACCACAAGCGTTGCGGCGCCCAGATGATCTCGGCGGGCGGGTGGGAATCCTTCGGCAAGGGCGGCGCGACCTATGTGCCGCGTTTCGTCGGTGTCAGGGTGACGGGCGAGGGCACTGGTGCCCGCGCCCTGCCGGTGGTCGAGGGCAAGACGGTGGTCGCTTTCGCCGGTCGGCCGGTCTCGGAGCTTCAGGACAAGGTCGCAGGGCAGCGGGGCGTGGTCGGGCTCGTCAGCAATGTCGGGCGCGGGGCGCACCGGCATGCGGGGCAGTCTTCCGGTGCCACCGCCAAGAGCGGCGACCGCGACGACACGGTGCGCGTGCCGATGAAGGAGGAGCCGATCGGCGCGAACGTTCCGCCGGGGCTCTATGTCGATCCCGACGGGATCGAATGGTACAAGCCGACCCGCCCACATTGA
- a CDS encoding DUF938 domain-containing protein: MTTAKPSFWKPSEAAHPEGDARLHAPSAQRNRDAILAVLRDVLPREGLVLEIASGSGEHVLHFAQALPSLTFQPSDPSPEARASIAAWISESGLANIRPPLELDASGDTRPALVPAAILCINMIHIAPWAAAEGLFEKAGAMLASGAVLYLYGPFRRPGRPLEPGNAAFDESLRSRNPEWGLRDLGAVTALAEANGFTAPEIVEMPANNLSLIFRRR, from the coding sequence ATGACCACCGCCAAGCCGAGCTTCTGGAAGCCGTCCGAAGCCGCCCATCCCGAGGGCGACGCCCGCCTGCATGCGCCCTCGGCCCAGCGCAACCGGGACGCGATCCTCGCCGTGCTGCGCGACGTTCTCCCCCGGGAGGGCCTCGTCCTCGAGATCGCCAGCGGCTCGGGCGAGCATGTTCTGCATTTCGCACAGGCGCTCCCGTCCCTGACCTTCCAGCCGAGCGACCCGAGCCCGGAGGCGCGCGCCAGCATTGCCGCCTGGATCTCCGAAAGCGGGCTCGCCAATATTCGCCCGCCACTCGAACTCGATGCCAGCGGCGACACCCGGCCCGCGCTCGTCCCGGCAGCGATCCTCTGCATCAACATGATCCACATCGCGCCCTGGGCTGCGGCCGAGGGGCTTTTCGAGAAAGCCGGAGCGATGCTCGCAAGCGGCGCCGTGCTCTATCTCTATGGTCCGTTCCGCCGGCCGGGCCGCCCGCTGGAACCCGGCAACGCCGCCTTCGACGAGAGCCTGCGCAGCCGCAATCCGGAATGGGGCCTGCGCGACCTCGGCGCTGTCACCGCCCTGGCCGAAGCCAACGGCTTCACCGCGCCCGAAATCGTCGAGATGCCGGCGAACAATCTCAGCCTGATCTTCCGGCGCCGCTGA
- a CDS encoding hemolysin family protein — protein sequence MIVVVLTVVNGLLSMSELAVVSSRPARLKVLSDQGNRGAATAMRLAEDPGRFLSTVQIGITLVGVLSGAFSGATLGTRLSGWLGTHGFSPSAADTLGVGIVVVAITYLSLILGELVPKQIALRDPERVAARVAPAMSLLSRIGAPLVFLLDISGKTVLALLGQKGESEERVTEEEVRTIIAEAETAGVLERDEREMIAGVMRLADRSARALMTPRREVEVIDLSDELDEIRAQLRETRRSRLPVQDGESDSIVGVVVVKDLIDFLSQGGTMEELRKHVQETPIVMDTADSLHVLREIRSSRVHMALVFDEYGHFEGIITPGDVLEAIIGAFQEEEESEPAVVARPDGSYLVAGWMQADEFSSEFGIPMPRDADFQTVAGFILAEMNRLPNVGETFDKDNWRFEVVDLDGRRIDKILVSPIE from the coding sequence CTGATCGTCGTGGTGCTGACCGTGGTCAACGGTCTGCTCTCCATGTCGGAACTCGCCGTCGTCTCCTCGAGGCCGGCTCGGCTCAAGGTTCTCAGCGATCAGGGTAACAGGGGCGCAGCGACCGCAATGCGTCTCGCCGAAGATCCGGGCCGCTTCCTCTCGACCGTCCAGATCGGCATCACGCTCGTCGGCGTCCTGTCCGGCGCCTTCTCCGGCGCCACCCTCGGCACGCGCCTGTCGGGGTGGCTCGGCACGCATGGCTTCTCGCCATCGGCGGCCGACACGCTCGGCGTCGGCATCGTCGTCGTCGCCATCACCTATCTGTCGCTGATCCTCGGCGAGCTCGTGCCGAAGCAGATCGCCCTACGCGATCCGGAGCGCGTCGCCGCCCGTGTCGCGCCAGCGATGTCGCTGCTCTCCCGGATCGGCGCGCCGCTGGTCTTCCTGCTCGACATCTCGGGCAAGACCGTGCTCGCCCTGCTCGGGCAGAAGGGCGAGTCCGAGGAGCGGGTGACCGAAGAGGAGGTCCGCACCATCATCGCCGAGGCGGAGACAGCCGGCGTGCTGGAGCGCGACGAGCGCGAGATGATCGCCGGCGTCATGCGCCTTGCCGACCGCTCGGCGCGCGCGCTGATGACGCCGCGTCGCGAGGTCGAGGTCATCGACCTGTCCGACGAGCTCGACGAGATTCGCGCGCAGCTCCGCGAGACCCGCCGCTCACGGCTGCCGGTGCAGGACGGTGAGTCGGATTCGATCGTCGGCGTCGTCGTGGTCAAGGATCTGATCGATTTCCTCTCGCAGGGCGGGACGATGGAGGAGCTGCGCAAGCATGTGCAGGAGACCCCGATCGTGATGGACACGGCGGATTCGCTGCATGTCCTGCGCGAGATCCGCTCCAGCCGCGTGCATATGGCGCTGGTCTTCGACGAGTACGGCCATTTCGAGGGCATCATCACGCCCGGCGACGTGCTCGAGGCGATCATCGGTGCCTTCCAGGAGGAGGAGGAGAGCGAGCCCGCGGTCGTGGCGCGGCCGGACGGCTCCTACCTCGTCGCCGGCTGGATGCAGGCCGACGAGTTCTCCTCGGAATTCGGCATCCCGATGCCGCGTGACGCCGATTTCCAGACGGTCGCCGGCTTCATCCTGGCCGAGATGAACCGCCTGCCCAATGTCGGCGAGACCTTCGACAAGGACAATTGGCGCTTCGAGGTGGTCGATCTCGACGGGCGCCGGATCGACAAGATCCTGGTCAGCCCGATCGAGTGA
- a CDS encoding sulfurtransferase/chromate resistance protein — protein sequence MSSNEQISVAQLSRLIGRPDAPVIIDVRIDEDIAADPVFLPTATRRDYRTVAAWAPAYAEQQRVIVVCHQGLKLSEGVAAWLRQVGVPAESLEGGHLAWREAGGLVISPEHLPPPGPSGGSVWVTRARPKIDRIACPWLIRRFVDRKAVFLFVAATEVEAVAERFGATPFDVENVFWSHRGPRCTFDVMIEAFGLASPALDRLARIVRAADTATLEAEPQAAGLLAASLGLSRMFKHDLDQLEAGMLLYDAFYRWCRDASEETHNWPSARPASEPHR from the coding sequence ATGTCTTCCAACGAACAGATTTCGGTTGCGCAGCTCTCGCGGCTCATCGGCAGGCCCGATGCGCCGGTGATCATCGATGTGCGGATCGACGAGGACATCGCCGCCGATCCTGTCTTCCTGCCCACGGCGACGCGCCGTGACTACCGTACCGTTGCGGCATGGGCCCCGGCCTATGCCGAGCAGCAACGGGTCATCGTCGTCTGCCATCAGGGTCTCAAGCTCAGCGAGGGCGTGGCAGCCTGGCTGCGTCAGGTCGGCGTCCCTGCGGAAAGCCTCGAAGGTGGGCATCTCGCCTGGCGGGAGGCCGGCGGGCTCGTGATCTCGCCGGAGCATCTGCCGCCGCCCGGACCGTCCGGCGGCAGTGTCTGGGTGACGCGGGCGCGGCCCAAGATCGATCGCATCGCCTGCCCCTGGCTCATTCGCCGCTTCGTCGACCGCAAGGCCGTCTTCCTCTTCGTCGCCGCCACCGAGGTCGAGGCGGTGGCGGAGCGCTTCGGCGCCACGCCCTTCGACGTCGAGAACGTGTTCTGGAGCCATCGTGGCCCGCGCTGCACCTTCGATGTGATGATCGAGGCGTTCGGTCTGGCGTCGCCGGCACTCGACAGGCTCGCCCGTATCGTGCGGGCCGCCGATACCGCGACGCTGGAAGCCGAACCGCAGGCGGCCGGACTGCTGGCAGCCTCGCTCGGGCTGTCGCGCATGTTCAAGCATGATCTCGACCAGCTTGAGGCCGGCATGCTGCTCTACGATGCCTTCTACCGCTGGTGCCGGGACGCCAGCGAAGAAACCCATAACTGGCCCTCCGCACGCCCGGCTTCGGAGCCCCACCGATGA
- the chrA gene encoding chromate efflux transporter, producing MTALQSAMAAPPAEELPTLAEATRVWARIGCLSFGGPAGQIALMHRELVEERRWIGEERFLHALNYCMLLPGPEAQQLAIYIGWLMHRTLGGLIAGLLFILPGALVMLGLSALYVTWRHVPLIEGLFFGIKAAVLAIVIEAGFRISRRALKTPAMRLLAAAAFLALFLFKMPFPLVILAAALIGWAGHRLAPGRFSATQRHGAMGPPVTGLVDALFARGELGHAQPSTSRALRVLALGIPLWLAPVGLLWLTTGAGSVWTQIGSFFSVMAVVTFGGAYAVLSYVAQAAVEGFGWLAPGQMLDGLGLAETTPGPLVLVLQFVGFLAGFGAPGTLPPLLAGSFGALLTLWATFAPCFLWIFLGAPYVEALRSNAGLSAALAAITAAVVGVVANLALWFGLHALFREVRSLDLVWLAPDVPVFSSLDWRAALLAAAAIVAILRFRIGMMPVLAACAAAGIVLKGFG from the coding sequence ATGACCGCCCTGCAATCGGCGATGGCGGCTCCGCCGGCCGAGGAGCTGCCCACGCTGGCCGAGGCGACGCGCGTCTGGGCGCGGATCGGCTGCCTGTCCTTCGGCGGACCGGCGGGGCAGATCGCGCTGATGCATCGTGAGCTGGTCGAGGAGCGGCGCTGGATCGGGGAGGAGCGTTTCCTGCATGCGCTCAACTACTGCATGCTGCTGCCGGGGCCGGAAGCGCAGCAGCTCGCGATCTATATCGGCTGGCTGATGCATCGCACGCTCGGGGGGTTGATCGCGGGCCTTCTCTTCATCTTGCCCGGTGCGCTGGTGATGCTGGGCCTCAGCGCCCTTTACGTCACCTGGCGCCACGTCCCGTTGATCGAGGGGTTGTTCTTCGGGATCAAGGCGGCGGTGCTCGCCATCGTCATCGAGGCCGGCTTCCGGATCAGCCGTCGCGCACTGAAGACGCCCGCGATGCGGCTTTTGGCAGCGGCGGCCTTTCTGGCGCTTTTCCTGTTCAAGATGCCGTTCCCTCTCGTCATCCTCGCGGCGGCACTCATCGGCTGGGCCGGACACCGGCTGGCGCCCGGCCGGTTCTCCGCGACGCAGCGGCACGGCGCGATGGGGCCGCCCGTCACCGGGTTGGTCGATGCCCTCTTCGCGCGTGGAGAGCTCGGCCATGCGCAGCCCTCGACGAGCAGGGCACTGCGCGTGCTGGCGCTCGGGATTCCGCTCTGGCTGGCGCCGGTCGGGTTGCTCTGGCTGACGACCGGTGCCGGCAGTGTCTGGACGCAGATCGGCTCCTTCTTCAGCGTGATGGCGGTCGTCACCTTCGGTGGCGCCTATGCGGTGCTGAGCTATGTTGCGCAGGCGGCGGTCGAGGGGTTCGGCTGGCTCGCGCCGGGGCAGATGCTGGACGGGCTTGGACTGGCGGAGACCACGCCGGGGCCGCTCGTGCTGGTCCTGCAATTCGTCGGCTTCCTGGCCGGCTTCGGGGCGCCCGGAACCTTGCCTCCGCTGCTGGCGGGCAGTTTCGGGGCACTGCTGACGCTGTGGGCGACCTTCGCGCCCTGCTTTCTCTGGATCTTCCTCGGGGCGCCCTATGTCGAGGCCCTGCGCAGCAATGCGGGACTCTCGGCGGCACTGGCGGCGATCACGGCGGCCGTGGTCGGAGTGGTCGCAAATCTCGCCCTGTGGTTCGGGCTGCATGCACTCTTTCGCGAAGTGCGCAGCCTCGATCTCGTCTGGCTCGCTCCGGATGTGCCGGTGTTCTCGTCGCTGGACTGGCGGGCTGCGCTGCTTGCCGCGGCCGCTATCGTCGCGATCCTGCGGTTCCGCATCGGCATGATGCCGGTGCTCGCCGCCTGCGCGGCGGCGGGCATCGTACTCAAGGGTTTCGGTTGA